The following is a genomic window from Mus pahari chromosome 1, PAHARI_EIJ_v1.1, whole genome shotgun sequence.
aaaaacaaactgatttaaaaataaattttaaaaaatgcaaggAGTCCAGTTATAAATCCAGGACTTACAGTTAGGCTGTGTAAGGTGTTACATGACTGTGACGTCAGTGcgtgggagactgaggcaggaagattgaaagATCAGtcaggggatggagagacagctctgtCACCAGAGTGTTTGCTGTGGGATAATGAGAACCTCCTTTCTGATTCccatcaagaaagaaaacaagccatgAGTGGTGGCCTGTGCCTAAAGTCCCACCCCCGGGGAAGCGGAGACTAACTAGCAAATCCCTGGGGTTCAGTGGCCAACAGAGCAGAAGAGGGGAGCACTAGGCTCAGAGAGCGACCCTGCCTCTGGAAACAGAGTGGGGAGCAACTGAGGAATACAGCAACTTGGATCTCTCCCTtccacgtgcacatgcacaccacacgcacacgcatacgcacacacacacacatacgcgtgcgcgcgcgcgcacagaGTTCACAGTCAGCCAtgctgggttacacagtgagactgtctcagaaataagcaagcagctcctggtttgttgTAGCTGCTAGTGCACTCCACAGAGAATGAGAAGTTAACTTGTACTTCACAGAGTCAGGTGGCATGCCAAGCCAGCGCAGGGGACAGAATGTCTTTACTTCTATCCTTTGCTGAAGCACTGCTCATATTTTGTTACTGGACATTAGAAGCCAGCCGAGACTGGAGATGGGGCTCAGTGGGGCAGCACGTGCTTGGCATGCACAGGTTTGGCTTCTAGCCCAGGagaaaaagcaaagtaaaactaGAAAATGTCTAAGGTGGTGTCTTAGCGACTTTTCTCCTGCAGTGAAGGGGCACCATAGCcaagaccaaaaccaacttaGAGTTTATTGGAGGTTTACAGCCCCAGacagttagagtccatgaccaccaTGGTGGGTAGCATGGTCTGGAGCAGTAGTGGAGAACGTACATGCTTAGCCACAAgcaggagatagagagagagagagagagagagagagagagagagagagagagagagagagagagagagagagagaactactgAGAATGTGTAGACTTGTAAGCTCAGCGCTCATGCCCAGTAGCACATTCCTACACCaaacctcctcctccatcttttaATCCTTCCAAACAGCTCCACCAGTGAGGACCAATTTCTCGTTCATGTGAGTCTATGAGGTcaatcctcattcaaaccaccacagtaagtATGCTGGCCCCTTCCCTATGATCCCAGCTGAGGTAGGAGAGCCACCTCAAGtctaaggtcagcctgagctatacagtgaaactctggcagtagatagatagatagatagatagatagatagatagatagatagatagatagacagacagacagacattggaAGCACTGCCCTTCACAAACTCCAGGAAGCAGTTCAAGAACAGAGAGGCCCGCCTGTGCAGAGGATGTCTGAGGAACAAAGAGGTTGCTTTGTTCCCTACCAGGCAGGTGGAGAGGTGTGGGAAGAAGTGGAGAACTGAGTGGCAGAGCAGTGGAGAGGAAGGAGTGATATCTCTCTAGCTAAATCTTTACAAAATGTATTACTGAGATACAATTTACCGTTTAGAGACTGGGGGAGGGAGTGTAGATCAGTGTTAGAGAACTTTAGCTTAGTGCGAGCAAGGCCCAACCCTGAATGATAGTTCTTTCAAGTATAAAATCCAGTGGTCTAGTATCTTTACATCGTACAACCATCACTGACAGCAAACTCAGAACATGTTCTTTATTCCAAAAGAAAGTTAGTGCTCACCCTCAGTCATGCCCCACGGCCCCCGGGTTACAGATAATGACTCTGTCATCTTGGACTTGCCTGCCGTGGGTGTTTCATAATGGAATCATACAACATGTGGCATTTGTTCCTGCCCTCTTTCACTTAGCCTTCTGTTGTCATGTTAGAGCATGAATCGGGACTTTATCCCTGTTTAGGGTTGGATAATAGCCCATTGTGCAGATATGCAGATTTTGCTTCGCATTCATTTGTTGATGGGTGCCTGGGCTCGTCACACTTTCTGGCTACTGTGAATAATGACACCGTGCACTGTTGTGGGGTATTCACCAGTGAAGACTGTTTGGACGTGACTTTACACCAACAGTGCGTCTTTATTAGCCAGACAGTGAATACACTGATGTTCGGGATCCCAACATGTaccaagcctttctcagggtgagctttaaGCACTAAAACCCTGCCCTGGATTGACATACTTTAGTTAAAATgagcagttagccagaagcagaactgcaGAAGCCAAAAGCGAGGTTAGCTAGCACACTCAGAGATTTTCCCCAGAACTATGGGTTTGATGAATTTAATTTTGGCAGGTGATGCTGACGATGTGATGAGGTTTACAGCCTGAATGGTTCTTCCATCATGGAGTCGGTTGTGCTAAGGTCTCGGGGCCTGCTAAGTCTGGGGCCCTGTTACATGCACATCTGCATAAGAGTTTCTGGGAGGATTCGTGATTTCTGCTCTCACAGGCCTGACTAGGGGTAGAATTGTGATTCCAGAGAAAGCCGCGTGGTTTCTTTGATCTGTGGTTTTGGTGCTGAAAGCAGCACACGTTCTCACGTGACAACAGACCACAGCCCCAGCACCGCAAGCACATGTTCTCACGTGACAACGGACCGCAGCCCCAGCACCGCAAGCACATGTTCTCACGTGACAATGGACCGCAGCCGCAGTGTcacacacttgatttttgatttttacttatctgtctttattattttatgtgttttgcctacatgtatgtctgtgaaacacatgcatgccttgtgcctttggaggccagaagacagtgttggattccctgaaactggagttacagatggttctgagctaggtgctgggaattcaacccaggtcctctcccagaacaaccagtgctcttaactgctgagctgtctctccaaccaCCAACACATCCAACCTAAGACCAGTTGTTTAGGTCTGTAgtgcacaaacaaacatacatacacttatacatataaaacttaaacataaataaaatattttaaaatttctatgtggtggggggtggggggacaagtCTAGAGGTCAAAGGCCAACTTGCaagaattggttttctttttctgccatGTGGGACCCGGGGACTGCACTCATGCcatcaggtttggtagcaagtcCCTTTATATGCTGAGTCAGGGTTTCATGTATGTAATCTACTGTAACTTTAAATTCTCCATGTAGCTGAGAGAGGCATTGAACTCTGCCTCTCCCGCTTCCCCTCCCAACAGTCGGGATTACAGCTATGCACTGCCACACCTGCTAggattttatttggtttatttgtttttttgatataTAAATGCTCTGTCTGGATGTACACCTGTATGTCAGAAGGGGCATCGGATCTCTTTATAGATAGTCTGAGCcatcacatggttgctgggaattgaactcaggacttctggaagaacagtcagtgttcctaaccgctgagccatctcatcagcgcccttatttgttattttaagagTCTGCCTGTGTAGCActgtctgaccttgaactctgtctcctgcctcagcctctcaagtgctaagatggCAAGTGCGTGCCAGGTGTGTACACCACACCCTGGCAGTGATGTTTAACTCCTGCAGGACTCACACACTGCTTCTCAAAGCGCTGAGGTAGGCCACACTGGAGTGGGGACCCCATCCATGTCCCTGTCTTTGGCAGGCAGAAGCGTCCACAGCATCTCTCCGACACTGCTCTGTGTGAGTAACTCAGTACTAGAATTAAGCGGCTTATGGGATACCGAGGGTGTCCACGTGGGCCTTAATGGCTGCCAGGGAGAGGTGGATCTGGTGTCATTTGAGGGTTGGGGATAGTAAGGATTATTCAAAGAGGAAGCCTTTAAGTGCCCCAATGGAAAGCCAAAGACACTGGATAAAGTACTAACTAGTTCACAACACTGGGTCCCTGGGACATAAAGGTGAGCTGGTATCAGGGGTCCTGCTCACTGGAGTCCCAGCATCCTGGCAGCTGTCCCCGTCTCTGAATGTTTGAGGGcagatgtgggtgttggggacttCTGTGTCCCTCATGAGCTTCCAGAGTCTCCCCCCACATTATACCCACCTTTTAGGAATTAATTTCACCTTACTTGAAACCCAAGGACATTTCCTCTCACCCGTCCTGACAAGGCCCCAAGTCCCTCCCAATCCTGAGGGGTCTTAgacccctcctctttttcctcctataggTGGGGCTTCCTGGTCACCATCTCCCCCCTGTCCCCTGTACTTCCTTTTGCTTCAGCTTAGCCCTCTGCCCCAGCAGTGGAGGGCCGTGGGTAAATCTCCACTCGGTCTTCACTCTGCTTAGAAGTCTTGAGGGCAAGAATAAAGAGCAATGATATTTTGAAAACTGATGTCATCTGCATCTGTGGGAGCACATCTCCTTCCGTGGGAGCATTGAGGTCAATCTGGAAAGATCCCTCTTGCATTGAGGGAAGGTGTTGGTCATTCACAGGTGGGTGGGGTGCAAGCTGGAGGCAGGCAGCCTACAGTAGCCAGGATTAGTCTGAAATGACTGTCCCAGGGTGGAGAGGGGCCTTTCTCTGAAAGACATTGTTAGGATGTTGATTTGATGCTGAAAACTGGCAGGGGCAGGTCCTCAAGCACTATAGGGTGAGGGCAGGGCCAGTCCAGTAGCAGACACTATAAAGATAACAGACAACCAAactgctgtctgtctcctcctgcaagctccaggctggcctctgacctctgcagctcTCTGTTCAGGGGCTAAGTGACCAGCAGGTGTAAGGGCTGCTCAGAGCTCAGGAACAGGCAGGAGATGGGGTACTCAGTCCCTGATGCTCTGTAGACCCTCGTGATCTTGAAGAAGTCTCTTCTCTACCTGGACATCGGTCCTCACCCTAGCCGCACGGATACCATAGCACTCTGATAGTTCCTGTTTCTGGCGCCAAGAATCCAGTGAATCAGAGGTTCAGCTGTAACCTGATGACATGCTGTCTCTAGAcgttaatttacatatttaaagacATCTTAAAACATATTACTGCTTTTGTCTGTGTCTTCTCGTTCTCAGTCCCAAGTACATTGGTTTTTATTATACTGACATTttacaatgtttttattatacTGACGTTTTACAATGTTTTGCTTTTCGAGACTTGTTCTGTAACTCAGACTGGCCAAGaccttatcctcctgcctcagcttgagCGCTGGGCTTACAAAGCATGAGTTTGGGATTAGTCTGGGCAACAGggtaagaccttatctcaaaacactgaaataaacaaatgaaatcaaaacaaagtgACATCCACAAAGCAATAGCAAGCTTTTCTTGATGTCTTGATATTgaaactatatttattttatataattatttttcatcttgAAAAGATGCATTTTCTTACTAATTTAATCAATTATCTATCTGTGTGGGCGTCTCTGTGCAGCCTAACAGTTCTCAAGAAGGTATTCTGCCCCCTAAGAGAATGTTTTggaatatgaagagaaaaaattTCATATACCCAAGCTAtacttattttaatatgtttttcttttgtttaaattttatatgaaattgagcaatatattggtttttttttaaaaagtgtgattACATCATGTAAGAACTTTATTCCAAGGGTGACATCCTTATAGAAAGACCTAGAAAAGCAGCACTTGGAATTCCAGGGCAGGAGATGAGGAATTCAGGGCCATTCTCAGCTAGGAAGCCAATTGTGGGCGAGCCTGGGCCTCGTGAGATCATgtcttaaatacatacatattttaaaaagagggtaTTAATTTGATTTCACTCTAAACTTCCAAGgcttaacaaaattaaaattgtgtATGTACCTGGGTGAGTTCATGCATGTCACATGACCCTAATAATTCCCAAAACCCAGAGGACAGCATTGGATCCAAGAACAGGAATTCTAGATGTTTTTGAGCCcccgtgtgggttctgggaactgaaccctagtCTTCTAGCAGTCATCTCTTTAGCATGGAGCCACCATTCCTGTCCCTTCTAagatacaacaaaacaaaaacacacatccCTCCCCCACCAAATCCTCACACATTTATTCGTATGTATCTGCTGTCTGGATGAACGAACTCAAGtgtctttaactgctgagccatctttccagccccaacttctgagactttaaaaaaataataacagtggAGCTCGTTTATAATCCCAGGAATTGGGAGCCagtgtcagaaaaagaaaaaaaatcagtatttcaaAGCCTTTCTCAACTCAACATGAATTCCAGGGAAGCCTAGGctgttctttttcctctccttttgaACAGGGTCTTGTAGTAGTTTTAGCCCAGGCTTAGAACTCGGGGCCCTGCGCCTCAGCCTCCGGAGGGCTGGGGTTTTAGCATGTATCATCACACCCTTCTAGGGGATATCATGCTTATGTAGGATTTTTTAATCTATCGTCGTGAGTCAGGAACGTCTTCTTTTTCCAACTCCTGAGGTCCTTGGGAAGTCAGATTATGCTAGGCTTTTcaaaggagtgtgtgtggggggcaccCTCCTTCTCCCTGAGGATGGTTTCTACCTGAGGGTCCTGAGTGCAGAGGGAGGGCGGGTGACACGAGGTATGATCTAGTTCCCAGCCTCTAGTGTAACGAAGCCTGGTGCCCTATGCCTTTCTGGATTCTACTTGGAATTGGCCACCTGGAAACCTCAGCCCAGTTGGCCAGCCTAGTGCCACCAAGGAGAGGCGGACCGTGGGTTAGGTACGCCCCCTGGCGGCACGTGGGCCGGGAGGCGGCACCCGATATGCTTAACCTTCCAGGTGACTTCAGGTGGTTCCCTGGACCCAGTGGCCTTTCCTGTTCTTGGACACTAGTTCAACCTAGCCTCAGAGACGAGTGAGCAGGTCCCAGAGTAACATAGCAGACCTAATCTGCTGCCTTCTCACCTTCCTAAACACGGAATGCCAGAACTTAATACCTTTACTCCCAAAATGGAGACAACCTTCTGCCAGGGAACTGAGAACAAGGCACCAAAGCAGGGAATTCGGAATTAATGATGCTCAATTGTCCACAATAAGAGCTGGCATCAGGACCGTTTGTTGAGAAGAAAGCACGTTTGTCACgtgttcatttccttcatttattattgtttatcCCACACATATTTATGTGTGGCATCCTGGGAGACAGAACCAATGGTCCTCCAAGGATGTCCACACCCTGATCTCTGAAACCTGTGACTAAATTAGGTTACATGTGAACGACATGATGATCAACAATATACCTACCTAGTGATCTGGCTTTACAACAAGAAGAGATTAGCTGGGCATGAAGACAAACCTACAGTTCACCttttgggaggtgaaggcaggaggttCCAGAATTCAGGATGATGCTTGACTACACATAaagtttcagggcagcctgggctacctgagtcTGACTCAACAAACAGCCGGGAAGCTAAGCCTGGGCTGTCAGGTGGACCCAGGTTTTAACCCCAGGGAAGGAGAGTCGTgcatggaggagaaagaagagtcagagagaaaTTTGGCTGTAGGGAAATGTAGCATTGCTGGTTTTGAAGGTGAAGAACCTCTCCCTCTAGAAGttagggaatgggggaggggactcCCCCCTATAGAATACTAGGAAAGAAAGCAGTTTTACCAGCACCTTGACATTAGCCTAGTGAGACCTGTGTTGTCGGAGAACTACAGGATACGCGGGGTTGTTCCTAGGCTTTGAGAGTTAATGATGACTTGTTATAGCAGCAACAGGAAACTAATGTTCTCACAGATGGCCACTGTCCTCTCAAATATGCACTTCCTAAAGCATTGGGGAGGCAAGGCTGTAGGTACTGTGACTTCatagtcagggctacagaaaGATGGCTGTGATGGTCTTCCCTCTGCTGCCCTTAAGGGCCTTTGCTTTTTACTGACCCCACAAGAGTCCTGGGGTATGGTAGAAGCGAGGCTGCCAGACACCCCTTTAGTTCTGAGTGTAAACTGACCTCTGAACAGCGCTGCATTTGAAAGCTGACATTGATCTTGGCCGCCATGCCCCTCTTGCTGCCCATGAAGAATGGAGGATAGAAGGCAGATGCCCTGAAAGGCTGCTGCTGTGTGAGGATGAACAGATAGATATTCCCAGCTCAGAGGTCTTGGAGTCggcttaaaacaagaaaaaacgcCACCTATATGTTTGAAGCCACTCCTGATCAATAGGACCAGAACCCCTGAAGTTGGGAGCAGGAACATGTGTTTTCCAGATCTGTCCTCAAGGGGACATCAGTGTGCATCGGGGTTCAGTTCCTCTTTGGCCTTGGGAGATCCTACAACCTGTTTGTGGCTACAGTGCAGCGCCGGGTTGTGCAGCGCCTTCCACATGAGCAGCATCTCATAAGGCGCGAAGCGGTGCACCAGCAGCAGCTCTCGGTACATGCAGGGGTCGAAGGATGAGCGCTGCACACCGGGCAGCTGCACGCCGAAGGGCCGGATGCCCTCGTGGCTGCTAGGCGCCAGGCCGGCCTGCTGCAGACACATGCCCATGTAGGCATCGTCGATGGGGAAGAGTGGGACGTGGTGGGCCGCGCTGCGCAGGTCGCGGGCTGTGCGGCGGGACAGAAGGAAGCCGCCGCCGCTGCAGTACGCAGGGTAGGCCACGCCCGCGAAGAGCTGTGGGGGCACGAAGTACTTGCTCCAGCTTTCGCGAATGGGCACAGAACCAACCATGAGCTGCCCGGTGAAGAGGTGGCGCTCGGGCGACTGCACCTCTAGGAAGCTCAGCACGTTGGCCGTGTGCACGAAGACGTCGTCGTCGCAGCTGAGCAGGAAACTCACGTCAGGGCAGTGCTCCGCTGTCCAGTCCAGTAGGTGCAGGTGTTTGAGTGTGAGGTTGAGGAAGGTGTCACTGAAGTTCCACTGCAGCACGTCGCCGTACTCGCGCGCCTCCAGGTTCAGCAGCTCGGCCAGATGAGGCTCGCGAGCCGCCTCCTCCGGAGGGGAAGTCCCCACCAGGAAGAGGCGACGCACCTGCCGGCCGCTGTAGCTGCGCTCCTGGCCCCACGTGCGTCGGATCAGCTCGCGCCGCTCGTAGTGCGCAGGCGACGACTTCACGGCTAGCAGCAGGAAGACACCGCGGGGGCCCGCGCACTTGTGCGGCGCGTCCCACAGTTGCGGGAAGCGGCGGCAGTGGCGGTAGCGCAGGAAGTCTTGGATCCTAGCGGGCAGCAGCTGGAAGCCAGCCAGGAGGTTCACGGAGGCGTTGGCCATGCAGGGGGGCACCTGGAGGAGCAGCGAACGCTGCACCGCAGCTGCCAAAGACCGGCGAGTGGCCACGGGACCCTTGGCTTTCTCCTGCGTGTGCTCCTGGAGGAACCACTGGTTCAGCACCACAAAAGTCACACCCACTAGAAAGAAAGCCAGTGTCTTGGGACTCTTGAACCTGCGGCTGCAGAGCAAAGCCatctggggtgggagaggggttggagggagtCACAGCTGAGTCAGGAATCTTTTATACCAAAGTAATCCCTATCAGGTCTCTCCCAGCATCTGAATTAGGCCTGGAGTCTCTCAGCacatgagaaagaaggaagaggcaggaggattcagaTTTCAGATCATCCTttgatacatagtgagttcaaggccaaactgggttacatgagaccttgctttaaaaaccaaccaaccaaccgaccgaccgaccaaccaaccaacaataaCCCAACCAACAATCCCAACAATGGTATAATATTATCTAGCATGAAGGAGGTCCTGGTTTGTGTACCCTACACTGTATAAACTGGATACGGTGGCTCAAATCTATAATCCCAGTCTTCAGGGCTGCAGCAGGAGAATAACCGAACTAAAACAGAATAAGGAATGGGGGTGAGATGGGGTCTGAATTCCTGAGAACATGAGCATCTTAGGCCTCCCCCAGCTGAGAATATGCTCACCTTCACAGTTGTGTGTATCATGGCTAATGCATACCCCCTAGATGTCACCCAGGATGACAGACACATGTTCAGAGTCAGTCTCTGTCTTGCTGCAAGCTTCCATCCGGCCTTTCTCTGTCCGTGGTACCACCATTCCCTCTTTTGCTCAGAGTATCTCCTCCCCACAATCTGTGGATTCTGcattctacatttctttttctttctttctttctttctttctttctttctttctttctttctttctttctttctttctttctttctttctttctttNNNNNNNNNNNNNNNacatttctttttctttctttctttctttctttctttctttctttctttctttctttctttctttctttctttctttctttctttctttctttcttttttgttttttttgttttgttttgttttttgggtttttgtttttttgagacagggtttctctgtgtagccctggctgtcctggaactcactctgtagaccaggctggcctcgaactaaagaaatccacctgcctctgcctcccaagtgctgggattaaaggcatgtgccaccactgcccagcacattCTACATTTCtattccttcctctccatctctgtccagCTAGATCCAGCACTGGCTGGCAGGATGATATAGTGAGGTAAATACTGCTTGCTTGGGTTTAGATTCAGATTCCGATAAACTCTATGCAGCCAAATAATGAGGCATGAGGCCAGGGCATGAACTAAACTACATTTCCTGGTTACTGCTTGAAACTGCACCACAAAGAAGCCAATCAGATCTCTGGCTTTGATATTCTCATCTATAATGAAGAATTACATTACTGCTCTCCAGGAGGGTGGTGAGAATTGTGTATCCTGTGACCATCAGATGATACTGGATCATGGCTCTTTGGCATCCTCCACTCCACATTGAGTCTCAtacttctgtgtctgtctgttggtaTTGGTTATTTTCCAAGCCTTCAAGGACAGGCCCATTCTTGCAAGTAGCCTGCTCATATGTTCTCCAACCTTGCCAGAAAAGTCTcaatctttcattctttctctactTAATTGTGCACATTGGCACTGTCATACAACAGTTACTCTTTTTGGTATGTGTATTTATTGTGTGATTAAGGatcatgctagcctcaaactctatCTACAGTCAAGGATGATGACCTTtaactttcatttctcttctgttctggttagttttttgttttttgtttgtttgtttgtttttttgctttttttaaatgtcaacttgacataaactagagtcatctgaaaggagggaacttcaattgagaaaacaaCCCTCACCACATGCTCAAGCTGTAGGgtagcctgtagagcattttcttagtcagtgatggggaagggcccaacccatggtgggtggtaccacccctgacctggtggtcttggattctattaagagagcaggctgagcaagccatggggagcaagccagtaaggcccctccatagcctctgcatcagctcctgcctccaggatcctgccctttGAGtacctgccttgacttccctcatcAGATCATTCATAATATGTAAGCCAAAcacttttcttccccaagttgattttggtcatggtgtcttatcacagcaataataacatTGACTAAGACACTTTCCTACAG
Proteins encoded in this region:
- the B3gnt6 gene encoding acetylgalactosaminyl-O-glycosyl-glycoprotein beta-1,3-N-acetylglucosaminyltransferase, whose product is MALLCSRRFKSPKTLAFFLVGVTFVVLNQWFLQEHTQEKAKGPVATRRSLAAAVQRSLLLQVPPCMANASVNLLAGFQLLPARIQDFLRYRHCRRFPQLWDAPHKCAGPRGVFLLLAVKSSPAHYERRELIRRTWGQERSYSGRQVRRLFLVGTSPPEEAAREPHLAELLNLEAREYGDVLQWNFSDTFLNLTLKHLHLLDWTAEHCPDVSFLLSCDDDVFVHTANVLSFLEVQSPERHLFTGQLMVGSVPIRESWSKYFVPPQLFAGVAYPAYCSGGGFLLSRRTARDLRSAAHHVPLFPIDDAYMGMCLQQAGLAPSSHEGIRPFGVQLPGVQRSSFDPCMYRELLLVHRFAPYEMLLMWKALHNPALHCSHKQVVGSPKAKEELNPDAH